A part of Paenibacillus sp. IHBB 10380 genomic DNA contains:
- a CDS encoding helicase C-terminal domain-containing protein, with translation MEENKKIEQVRISVRPLVEYVFRSGDIHTGFRAVTALHEGTRIHQQVQRTYKEGDLKEVPLKTEVFYNNIIYLLEGRCDGLIYLEDGLMVDEIKSTSGHLADLQGGHDIHWAQAQFYAYMVAKEQNINHMQVQLTYIQATTSEEKQFRRTYTIIELEAFTLDVVKRYAPYISMRLQNAHLRNESIRALTFPFDSYREGQRKLAGAVYQTIKEGKKLFAKAPTGIGKTISTLFPSVKAIGEGLLQQIFYLTARTTTRTAAEQAFARMESKGLHIQTVTLTAKEKVCFQEEISCRKEDCPFADGYYDRINGAILDMLSQETLMDRSVIEQYARKHNVCPFEFSLDAAYAADVMICDYNYVYDPRVSLKRLFEEQKRQTVLLIDEAHNLVDRGREMFSAVIGKAEFLQLQRQFKGIDAGMFEASKAVNQYFIDLKKECGEHRQKLWKEYPVKLVSLLESFILQAETTLLQQGNGVATSQQLLLDTYYAAQNFIRIAKLYNERHVTYAEVHRNGVTVKMFCMDPSSLLSQAGKGFRAAIFFSATLSPLHYYRDMIGAGEEDYSLTIASPFHREQLDVRIEPLSTRYRDRENTKETLVTLLIQLVQERKGNYLLFFPSYQYLQDVYESFTEAYPQVTTIVQGIGMAEEEREAYLASFQDDNTETLVGFAVLGGIFAEGIDLQGDRLNGVAVVGVGLPQLGLERNLIKDYFNSTGKNGYDYSYVYPGMNKVLQAGGRLIRSEQDTGVLMLVDDRFLQRQYQGLMPEEWK, from the coding sequence ATGGAAGAAAACAAGAAAATCGAGCAAGTGAGAATATCAGTCAGACCTCTGGTGGAGTATGTATTTCGCAGTGGAGATATCCATACTGGTTTTCGTGCAGTAACTGCACTTCATGAGGGAACTCGAATTCATCAGCAAGTGCAACGAACTTATAAAGAGGGCGATCTGAAGGAAGTACCCCTTAAGACAGAGGTTTTTTATAATAATATCATATATTTGCTTGAGGGACGATGTGATGGATTGATTTACCTTGAAGATGGACTGATGGTGGATGAGATCAAATCGACCTCCGGACATTTGGCAGATCTACAGGGCGGTCATGATATCCATTGGGCACAAGCACAGTTCTATGCTTACATGGTGGCTAAAGAGCAGAATATTAATCATATGCAGGTACAACTCACTTATATTCAAGCGACTACAAGCGAGGAGAAGCAGTTTAGGCGTACCTATACCATAATAGAGCTTGAGGCATTCACACTAGACGTAGTAAAAAGATATGCACCTTATATTTCTATGAGGCTTCAGAATGCGCATCTAAGGAACGAGAGCATTCGGGCGCTAACATTCCCCTTTGATAGCTATCGCGAAGGCCAGAGGAAGCTTGCAGGTGCAGTATATCAGACGATTAAGGAAGGGAAGAAGTTATTTGCCAAAGCACCTACGGGTATTGGTAAGACTATATCGACTTTGTTTCCATCTGTAAAGGCAATTGGAGAGGGTTTACTCCAACAAATTTTTTATCTTACGGCTCGAACAACGACGCGTACGGCTGCGGAGCAGGCTTTTGCGCGGATGGAGTCCAAAGGATTACATATACAGACGGTGACCCTAACAGCTAAAGAGAAGGTGTGTTTTCAGGAAGAGATATCGTGTAGGAAGGAAGATTGTCCTTTTGCAGATGGTTATTATGACCGAATTAATGGGGCTATTCTCGATATGTTGTCACAGGAAACGTTAATGGATCGAAGTGTTATTGAACAGTATGCTCGTAAACATAATGTTTGTCCGTTCGAGTTCTCATTAGATGCTGCTTACGCTGCAGATGTCATGATATGCGATTATAATTATGTATATGATCCTAGAGTCTCTCTAAAACGACTGTTTGAGGAGCAGAAGCGGCAAACAGTGCTACTTATAGACGAGGCACATAACTTAGTTGATCGGGGCAGAGAGATGTTCTCAGCGGTCATAGGAAAGGCCGAATTCTTACAACTACAGCGGCAATTCAAGGGGATAGATGCAGGAATGTTTGAGGCATCGAAGGCTGTGAACCAATATTTTATTGATTTGAAAAAAGAATGTGGTGAGCACAGGCAGAAGTTGTGGAAAGAGTATCCTGTTAAGCTAGTGTCGCTTCTTGAATCCTTTATCTTACAGGCAGAAACAACGCTGCTTCAGCAAGGCAATGGGGTAGCTACATCGCAGCAACTGCTATTGGATACGTATTACGCAGCCCAGAACTTCATTCGTATCGCTAAATTATATAATGAACGACATGTTACTTATGCGGAAGTGCATCGAAATGGGGTAACGGTCAAAATGTTCTGTATGGACCCCTCGTCGCTATTATCCCAAGCAGGAAAGGGATTTCGCGCAGCGATATTCTTCTCAGCTACACTTTCACCCCTTCATTATTATAGGGACATGATTGGAGCGGGTGAAGAGGATTATAGCCTTACTATTGCGTCGCCATTCCACCGAGAGCAGTTAGATGTGCGGATTGAGCCGCTCTCTACACGTTATCGTGACAGAGAGAATACGAAAGAAACGTTAGTGACCCTGTTAATTCAGTTAGTACAGGAGAGGAAGGGTAACTATTTGCTGTTCTTTCCCTCCTACCAATATTTGCAGGATGTATATGAATCCTTCACTGAGGCGTACCCACAAGTAACAACGATTGTGCAAGGGATAGGGATGGCAGAGGAAGAACGTGAAGCTTATCTCGCCTCATTTCAAGATGATAATACGGAGACGCTGGTTGGATTCGCCGTACTTGGGGGGATTTTCGCCGAAGGTATTGATCTACAAGGGGATCGATTGAATGGTGTGGCTGTTGTAGGCGTCGGGCTGCCCCAGCTTGGGCTTGAACGCAATCTAATTAAAGATTACTTTAACAGTACCGGGAAGAATGGATATGACTATTCTTATGTATATCCCGGTATGAATAAAGTGCTACAGGCGGGAGGAAGACTCATTCGTTCGGAGCAAGACACGGGTGTATTGATGCTTGTAGATGATCGCTTCTTACAGCGACAATATCAGGGGTTAATGCCTGAAGAGTGGAAGTGA
- the gdhA gene encoding NADP-specific glutamate dehydrogenase: protein MTFLHVNSPNEEKAKQYVNGIFETVQKRNPSENEFHQAVKEILDSLVPVLAKEPKYMNNGILERLVEPERLIMFRVPWVDDQGKVRVNRGYRVQFNSAIGPFKGGLRFHPSVNSSIIKFLGFEQIFKNSLTGQPIGGGKGGSDFDPKEKSDGEVMRFTQSFMTELSKYIGQDTDVPAGDIGVGAREIGYMFGQYKRIRGGNEAGILTGKGISYGGSLARPEATGYGTVYFVNEMLQAQGLSLSGSTVVISGSGNVAIYAIQKAAEFGAKVVACSDSNGYIYDPEGIHYETVQRLKEVERKRISEYVKEHPNAVYTEGCQDIWTIPCDIALPCATQNEIDENSAKLLVSNGVKAVAEGANMPSTLSAIDVFLENGVLFGPAKAANAGGVAVSALEMSQNSMRLSWTFEEVDAKLHLIMSNIYKNSAAAAEEYGYPGNLVVGANIAGFIKVADAMLSQGVI, encoded by the coding sequence ATGACCTTTTTACATGTCAACAGCCCGAACGAAGAGAAAGCAAAGCAATACGTGAATGGAATCTTCGAAACGGTGCAGAAACGTAACCCAAGTGAGAATGAATTCCACCAAGCCGTAAAAGAAATATTAGATTCTCTCGTACCTGTACTTGCAAAAGAACCTAAGTATATGAATAACGGCATTCTCGAAAGACTCGTGGAACCTGAACGTCTGATTATGTTCAGAGTGCCTTGGGTAGATGACCAAGGAAAAGTTAGAGTTAACCGCGGATATCGCGTACAATTCAACAGTGCCATCGGTCCTTTCAAGGGCGGACTTCGTTTTCATCCATCCGTTAACTCCAGTATCATTAAATTCCTAGGCTTCGAACAAATATTTAAGAACTCCCTAACAGGACAACCGATTGGTGGAGGTAAAGGTGGCTCAGACTTCGATCCTAAAGAAAAGTCTGACGGCGAAGTGATGAGATTCACTCAAAGCTTCATGACAGAGCTATCTAAATACATCGGTCAGGATACAGATGTACCTGCAGGAGATATTGGTGTAGGCGCTAGAGAAATTGGTTATATGTTCGGTCAATATAAGCGTATTCGTGGAGGTAACGAAGCGGGTATTCTTACAGGTAAGGGAATCTCTTACGGCGGTAGCTTAGCACGTCCTGAAGCTACAGGTTATGGCACGGTCTACTTCGTAAACGAAATGCTACAAGCTCAAGGCTTAAGCCTTTCCGGAAGTACAGTAGTCATCTCAGGTTCAGGAAATGTTGCCATTTATGCGATTCAGAAGGCTGCAGAGTTTGGCGCTAAAGTGGTCGCATGTAGTGACTCTAATGGTTATATCTACGATCCAGAAGGTATTCATTACGAGACGGTTCAACGACTCAAAGAAGTAGAAAGAAAACGTATCAGCGAATACGTCAAGGAACACCCTAATGCAGTGTACACAGAAGGCTGTCAAGACATTTGGACCATTCCATGTGACATCGCTCTTCCTTGCGCAACTCAGAACGAAATCGATGAGAACTCCGCAAAGCTACTCGTAAGCAACGGTGTTAAAGCTGTCGCAGAAGGTGCTAATATGCCTTCTACACTTTCGGCTATTGACGTATTCCTCGAGAACGGTGTGCTTTTTGGACCAGCCAAAGCAGCTAATGCTGGAGGTGTAGCCGTTTCCGCTCTAGAAATGTCTCAGAACAGTATGAGATTGTCTTGGACCTTCGAAGAGGTTGATGCGAAACTACATCTTATTATGAGCAATATCTATAAGAACAGTGCCGCAGCAGCAGAAGAATATGGATACCCAGGCAACCTAGTCGTGGGTGCTAATATCGCCGGCTTTATCAAGGTCGCAGATGCTATGCTATCTCAAGGCGTTATCTAA
- a CDS encoding glycosyltransferase, with translation MINKTILITGGTGSNAIHEWLLLRKPMLLIPHANGGSRTGQTQNAKYFRDAGYAELLHEEDMTDQAFLKAVENVYQNRKSYVDKMKSSETGDAVNKVLALISETEHTREEKAGI, from the coding sequence ATGATAAATAAAACGATTTTGATTACAGGCGGTACAGGTTCAAATGCGATCCATGAATGGCTGCTGCTACGGAAGCCAATGCTCTTGATTCCACATGCAAACGGTGGATCACGCACAGGGCAGACACAGAACGCGAAATACTTTCGGGATGCGGGTTATGCGGAGTTGCTTCATGAAGAGGATATGACGGATCAAGCATTCCTGAAAGCCGTTGAGAACGTGTACCAGAACCGAAAATCGTATGTGGACAAAATGAAGAGCAGCGAAACAGGGGATGCCGTCAATAAGGTATTGGCTCTCATAAGCGAGACGGAGCATACCCGAGAGGAGAAAGCGGGGATATGA
- a CDS encoding alpha/beta hydrolase: MNLVPITLIIAAGVVVVVAVALVGVSLFLYNVGILRNEKEFMKEDPNLVTTEFPWESATTWMGNQSIETLQITSDDGLKLVGYFIPSPQPSSKIAILAHGYSGQGREMGEYAKLYQDMGYHVLMPDDRGHGQSEGKYIGFGWPDRKDYIRWIHHMIAKVGEDAEVVLHGVSMGGATVLMVSGEQLPTQVKAIVSDCAYTSAKDILSYQLKEMYKLPAFPLIYMTSLVAKLRAGYWFGEASAVKQVSLTTLPILFVHGDEDKFVPFKMVHQLYEVAGGEKDLLVVEKAQHGNAYYVNKEVYGGKLVEFCNRYVGSKEGTVV, from the coding sequence ATGAATCTAGTGCCCATTACTTTAATAATTGCTGCTGGTGTCGTTGTCGTTGTCGCCGTTGCTTTAGTTGGTGTCAGCCTGTTTTTATATAACGTAGGTATCTTAAGAAATGAGAAGGAATTCATGAAAGAAGACCCTAATCTGGTCACCACAGAATTTCCGTGGGAATCGGCCACGACTTGGATGGGGAACCAATCTATTGAGACGTTACAAATCACTTCAGATGATGGACTTAAGCTGGTAGGGTACTTCATTCCATCGCCGCAGCCCTCGAGTAAGATTGCTATTCTGGCGCATGGTTATTCAGGTCAGGGTAGAGAGATGGGGGAATATGCTAAGCTGTATCAAGACATGGGCTATCATGTGCTCATGCCAGATGACCGAGGTCATGGTCAAAGCGAAGGCAAATACATTGGTTTCGGCTGGCCTGATCGTAAGGATTATATCCGTTGGATTCATCACATGATCGCAAAGGTCGGTGAGGATGCAGAGGTGGTTCTGCACGGTGTGTCTATGGGGGGAGCTACGGTGCTGATGGTTAGTGGTGAACAGCTACCCACACAGGTGAAGGCGATTGTATCGGACTGCGCTTATACCTCGGCTAAAGATATTCTGAGCTACCAATTGAAAGAAATGTATAAACTGCCTGCGTTTCCTTTAATCTATATGACAAGCTTAGTAGCTAAGCTACGGGCTGGCTATTGGTTCGGTGAAGCCTCAGCGGTAAAGCAGGTAAGTCTAACTACATTACCTATATTGTTTGTCCATGGGGATGAGGATAAATTTGTTCCCTTTAAGATGGTGCATCAATTATATGAAGTTGCTGGCGGGGAGAAGGATTTGTTGGTTGTGGAGAAAGCCCAGCACGGGAATGCTTATTATGTGAATAAGGAAGTGTATGGGGGCAAACTTGTTGAATTCTGTAATCGTTATGTAGGTTCTAAAGAAGGCACTGTAGTATAA
- the fumC gene encoding class II fumarate hydratase, giving the protein MAFRIEKDTIGEIQVPADKLWAAQTQRSFENFQIGTEKMPLDLIRVFAILKKSAALTNAKLGKLDATKADAIVAAADEIIEGVLDEHFPLVVWQTGSGTQSNMNVNEVIASRANQLLADKGSELRIHPNDDVNKSQSSNDTFPTAMHMAALIAVEDQVLPAIAQLKETFRLKMEQFQDIIKIGRTHLQDATPLTLGQEVSGWHRMLEKTEGMIQTSSESLRELAIGGTAVGTGINAHPKFGDNVAEEISHITGKTFTSASNKFHSLTSHDELVYVHGALKALAADLMKIANDVRWLASGPRCGIGELIIPANEPGSSIMPGKVNPTQSEALTMVVCQVMGNDAAIGFAASQGNFELNVFKPVIIYNFLQTTRLLADAIRSFNDHCAVGIEPNYAIIERNLNQSLMLVTALNPHIGYENAAAVAKLAHKEGLTLKEAALQSNLLTEEQFDEVVRPEHMIHPKED; this is encoded by the coding sequence ATGGCGTTTAGAATCGAAAAAGATACAATTGGAGAAATACAGGTACCTGCAGATAAATTGTGGGCCGCTCAAACTCAGCGTAGTTTTGAAAATTTTCAAATTGGTACGGAGAAAATGCCTTTAGACCTCATTCGAGTATTTGCTATCCTGAAAAAGAGTGCCGCACTGACCAACGCTAAGCTTGGTAAATTAGACGCTACTAAAGCTGATGCAATCGTTGCTGCTGCCGATGAAATCATTGAGGGTGTATTGGACGAGCATTTCCCGTTAGTCGTATGGCAGACAGGTAGTGGCACCCAGTCTAATATGAATGTCAATGAGGTCATTGCTAGTCGTGCAAATCAACTCTTGGCGGACAAGGGTAGCGAGCTACGCATTCACCCTAACGATGATGTCAACAAATCACAAAGCTCAAATGATACGTTCCCAACAGCGATGCATATGGCTGCGTTAATTGCGGTTGAAGATCAAGTTCTACCTGCCATAGCACAATTAAAAGAAACATTCCGACTCAAAATGGAGCAGTTCCAAGACATCATTAAGATTGGACGAACCCATCTACAGGATGCTACCCCTCTAACACTTGGACAAGAAGTAAGTGGCTGGCACCGTATGCTTGAGAAAACAGAGGGAATGATCCAAACTAGCTCCGAGTCGCTACGCGAACTTGCCATCGGCGGAACTGCTGTAGGTACAGGTATTAATGCGCATCCTAAATTTGGTGACAATGTTGCTGAAGAGATTAGCCACATTACAGGAAAGACATTTACCTCAGCCTCGAACAAATTTCACTCCCTTACAAGTCATGATGAGTTAGTCTATGTTCATGGCGCGCTGAAAGCGCTTGCCGCTGATCTCATGAAAATAGCTAACGATGTTAGATGGTTAGCGAGTGGCCCACGCTGCGGGATAGGCGAGCTTATCATCCCTGCGAATGAACCCGGAAGCTCCATTATGCCAGGCAAAGTCAATCCAACACAGAGCGAGGCCTTAACGATGGTCGTGTGCCAAGTTATGGGTAACGATGCAGCAATCGGTTTCGCAGCCAGCCAAGGGAACTTCGAACTAAACGTATTCAAACCCGTCATTATTTATAATTTCCTTCAGACCACTCGGCTTCTAGCAGATGCCATTCGTTCCTTTAATGACCATTGTGCCGTTGGGATTGAACCCAACTATGCCATCATTGAGCGTAATCTGAATCAATCACTCATGCTCGTTACTGCCCTTAATCCGCATATTGGATATGAGAATGCAGCTGCTGTTGCTAAGCTTGCTCATAAAGAAGGTCTGACACTTAAAGAGGCTGCTCTACAAAGCAATCTGCTAACAGAGGAACAATTTGATGAAGTGGTAAGACCCGAGCACATGATTCATCCGAAGGAAGATTAA
- a CDS encoding collagen-like protein gives MSCSRKKKRCKKKVLIVCPPKGIRKKRCTKVIKKVVCVSCPPPEVNVTTPTVVGPRGPQGPQGPQGLQGPQGFPGGTGGIGATGATGVAGATGPGVGATGATGGTGATGATGGTGAAGATGGTGAAGAAGATGATGAAGATGGTGAAGATGGTGAAGATGGTGAAGATGATGATGGTGAAGATGGTGAAGATGGTGATGATGGTGAAGATGGTGAAGATGGTGAAGGTGAAGATGGTGATGATGATGGTGAAGATGGTGAAGAAGATGATGATGATGATGATGATGATGATGATGATGATGAGGLIPFSTGIIISGATVVSAAPILMGFGNHTVEVIDGSGESTMPPEAGGFAFPIPFAGTVRNLQISVDLLVASVVSINTLGLQYDFTVFLAPSVPNNGIDHSSSPYVTTPLTSSVRFGFPNNIITAGTFRTATNINVGGSLIVAAGDRIGIRVRTLMSTDPSAADITQLSFSASLSYTPS, from the coding sequence TTGAGTTGTTCACGTAAAAAAAAACGTTGTAAAAAGAAAGTCCTAATTGTTTGTCCTCCGAAAGGAATAAGAAAGAAACGCTGTACTAAAGTTATTAAAAAAGTAGTATGCGTATCATGTCCCCCACCTGAAGTGAATGTTACTACTCCGACGGTTGTTGGTCCTCGCGGACCACAAGGGCCTCAAGGGCCTCAAGGGCTTCAAGGACCTCAAGGTTTTCCTGGAGGAACTGGTGGAATTGGAGCAACTGGAGCAACTGGCGTAGCAGGAGCGACAGGTCCAGGAGTAGGAGCAACTGGAGCAACTGGTGGAACCGGAGCAACTGGAGCAACTGGTGGAACCGGAGCAGCTGGAGCAACTGGTGGAACCGGAGCAGCTGGAGCAGCTGGAGCAACTGGAGCAACCGGAGCAGCTGGAGCAACTGGTGGAACCGGAGCAGCTGGAGCAACTGGTGGAACCGGAGCAGCTGGAGCAACTGGTGGAACCGGAGCAGCTGGAGCAACTGGAGCAACCGGAGCAACTGGTGGAACCGGAGCAGCTGGAGCAACTGGTGGAACCGGAGCAGCTGGAGCAACTGGTGGAACCGGAGCAACTGGAGCAACTGGTGGAACCGGAGCAGCTGGAGCAACTGGTGGAACCGGAGCAGCTGGAGCAACTGGTGGAACCGGAGCAGCTGGTGGAACCGGAGCAGCTGGAGCAACTGGTGGAACCGGAGCAACTGGAGCAACTGGAGCAACTGGTGGAACCGGAGCAGCTGGAGCAACTGGTGGAACCGGGGCAGCTGGAGCAGCTGGAGCAACTGGAGCAACTGGAGCAACTGGAGCAACTGGAGCAACTGGAGCAACTGGAGCAACTGGAGCAACTGGAGCAACTGGAGCAACTGGAGCAACTGGAGCAACTGGAGCCGGAGGATTAATTCCATTTTCAACGGGTATCATCATCAGCGGTGCTACAGTAGTATCAGCTGCTCCAATTTTAATGGGTTTTGGTAATCACACGGTTGAAGTTATTGACGGTTCTGGAGAATCAACTATGCCACCCGAAGCAGGTGGTTTTGCTTTCCCAATTCCCTTCGCAGGTACTGTTCGAAATTTACAAATAAGTGTAGATTTATTGGTTGCTTCTGTCGTTTCTATAAATACTCTCGGTCTTCAATATGATTTTACAGTATTCCTCGCACCATCAGTTCCTAATAATGGGATTGATCATAGTTCTTCACCTTACGTTACAACTCCACTGACTAGTTCGGTTAGATTCGGATTTCCGAATAATATCATTACAGCTGGTACTTTTCGTACCGCAACGAATATAAATGTTGGGGGATCATTAATAGTTGCTGCGGGTGATCGTATTGGTATTCGCGTAAGGACGCTTATGTCGACGGATCCCTCAGCAGCCGATATCACCCAACTATCATTTAGCGCCAGTCTATCTTATACTCCTTCTTAA
- a CDS encoding LysR substrate-binding domain-containing protein, protein MKECVMNGLGISMLPYFNVKRELDNRLFNGEIIKDDQYTISTFVTYHKDKWVSPAMERMIHLIQSYSKYWD, encoded by the coding sequence ATTAAGGAATGTGTTATGAATGGACTCGGTATTTCTATGCTCCCTTATTTCAATGTAAAAAGGGAGTTAGATAATAGGTTATTTAACGGGGAAATTATTAAAGATGATCAATACACGATTTCTACATTTGTTACTTATCATAAAGATAAATGGGTTTCTCCAGCCATGGAGAGAATGATTCATTTAATCCAGTCCTATTCTAAGTATTGGGATTGA
- the cydC gene encoding thiol reductant ABC exporter subunit CydC, whose protein sequence is MRMNPWLRPYISSYFWRFVIIVALGALTLLTASSLMYTSGYLISKSALRPENILMVYVQIVLVRTFGTSRSVIHYVERLVGHDTILRILSKMRVQLYRILEPQALFISSRFRTGDILGVLSDDIEKLQDVYLRTIFPSVIALVLYIISITALGQFDVRFALVMALYLFILIFILPWISLWVTKTKNKQAHRKHGRLYQTLTDAVLGMSDWVISGRPSQFVHTYEQDELELARIDRKLSAWSRWRNLIGQGVVSVIVVSMLYWAGQQYAEGLIPSTMIAAFVLVIFPLMDAFLPLSEAVEKIPRYQGSYARLEELDNSVGQGKVAINREHTEMLISKEETLAVAGSNAHIRIDQASYRYDATAPWSFENITLNIPQGKKVAIIGRSGAGKSTLLKLIQGAIIPEEGTATIQGVNVDQFGEHIPSLIAVLNQSPHLFDTTVSNNIRLGKLDASDEEISNVSGKVKMDSLIESLPEGYMTHMHETGQRFSGGERQRIALARVLLQDTPVVILDEPTVGLDPRTENELLSTIFETLQGKSLIWVTHHLVGAEHMDEIIFMEKGKIEMRGSHAELMETYPRYRNLYHLDRPKSFFKA, encoded by the coding sequence ATGAGAATGAATCCGTGGCTGCGGCCTTATATCTCTTCATATTTCTGGCGGTTCGTCATCATTGTCGCTCTAGGTGCTCTAACGCTGCTCACTGCGAGTAGCTTGATGTATACATCCGGATACCTCATCTCAAAGTCTGCGCTTCGTCCTGAGAATATATTGATGGTGTATGTTCAGATTGTACTCGTAAGGACGTTCGGAACAAGTAGGTCAGTGATTCATTATGTGGAACGTCTCGTTGGACATGATACGATTCTACGTATTCTATCTAAAATGCGTGTACAACTGTATCGTATTCTTGAACCGCAAGCGTTATTCATTTCTTCGAGATTTCGTACAGGTGACATTCTTGGCGTGTTGTCAGATGACATTGAGAAGCTACAGGATGTGTATCTGCGCACTATTTTTCCAAGTGTTATTGCCTTGGTGTTATACATCATTTCGATTACCGCATTGGGTCAATTCGATGTTAGGTTTGCACTTGTGATGGCATTGTATTTGTTCATTCTTATCTTCATCTTGCCTTGGATTTCTTTGTGGGTTACGAAAACTAAGAATAAGCAAGCCCACCGTAAGCATGGTCGATTATACCAGACGCTAACGGATGCCGTACTTGGTATGAGTGATTGGGTCATCAGTGGTAGACCTTCGCAATTTGTGCATACCTATGAGCAAGATGAGCTTGAGCTAGCCCGAATTGATCGTAAGCTTAGTGCTTGGTCACGGTGGAGAAATCTTATCGGTCAAGGGGTAGTTAGTGTCATTGTAGTTAGCATGTTGTACTGGGCAGGTCAGCAGTATGCTGAGGGTTTGATTCCTTCGACGATGATTGCTGCGTTTGTACTCGTTATATTTCCATTAATGGATGCATTCTTGCCCCTATCTGAGGCCGTTGAGAAAATACCACGATATCAAGGTTCCTATGCACGATTAGAAGAGCTGGATAACTCCGTTGGACAAGGAAAAGTTGCGATTAATCGTGAGCATACAGAGATGCTGATCAGTAAAGAGGAGACTCTTGCTGTCGCTGGTTCTAATGCACATATTAGGATAGATCAAGCTTCTTATCGTTACGATGCAACAGCGCCATGGTCTTTCGAGAATATCACGCTGAATATTCCACAAGGTAAGAAGGTGGCGATTATTGGGCGGAGTGGCGCTGGTAAATCTACCTTACTGAAATTAATCCAAGGTGCCATTATTCCTGAAGAAGGAACTGCGACGATTCAAGGTGTAAATGTGGATCAATTCGGAGAACATATCCCGAGTCTTATTGCCGTGTTGAATCAGAGTCCTCATTTATTCGATACGACAGTGAGTAATAATATACGACTTGGAAAATTAGATGCTTCGGACGAAGAAATTAGCAATGTATCCGGCAAAGTGAAGATGGATTCTCTGATTGAGTCACTCCCAGAGGGTTACATGACGCACATGCACGAAACCGGACAGCGTTTCTCTGGTGGTGAGCGGCAACGGATCGCCTTAGCGCGAGTTCTGTTGCAGGATACCCCCGTAGTTATTCTAGACGAACCGACGGTAGGTCTCGACCCACGTACGGAGAATGAATTGCTCTCGACGATCTTTGAGACGTTACAAGGAAAGTCACTCATTTGGGTTACCCATCACTTAGTAGGTGCAGAACATATGGATGAGATTATCTTTATGGAGAAAGGTAAGATTGAGATGAGAGGTTCGCATGCGGAGCTCATGGAGACATATCCGCGTTATCGGAACCTGTATCATCTGGATCGCCCCAAGTCTTTTTTCAAAGCGTAG